A region from the Actinoplanes sp. OR16 genome encodes:
- a CDS encoding bifunctional [glutamine synthetase] adenylyltransferase/[glutamine synthetase]-adenylyl-L-tyrosine phosphorylase → MTRPSRLARYGFGDDGARATDLLGADGLRLWDAEAHAPADPAAADLLDGLSKTADPNLALRQLHRLADSAGRAAERSNGNRVAGPGSALVHNEATAELLGELSRDQGLKRRLFAVLGASSALGDHLVANPDEWRTLATGKSGLPPDAEGRLAFAAETVPDLRTAYRISLLRIAAADLTGGRGLEPTMAALSRLADETLAAAYAIALAGLPAGTPEPRLAVVAMGKCGGNELNYVSDVDVIFVAAGDEDLTAGTTIAARLIEICGLVAWPVDAALRPEGSRGPLVRTLASHQAYYRRWARTWEFQALLKARPAAGDLALAQAWIADLAPLVWHAAERPEAVADVRDMRRKIIDNVPAKEVDREIKRGPGGLRDIEFAVQLLQLVHGRIDETLRAPGTLPALRALVTGGYVGRQDGETLLRGYRFLRGVEHRLQLQQLKRTHTVPDDPAGLRWLAAALGYTALPGRDAVESFRSDWVGHAANVRRLHVKLLYQPLLEAVARVPAEELRMTPESARKRLEILGFADPASALRHLEALTGGVTRTAAIQRTLLPMLLQDFADAPEPDRGLLSYRQVSDKLGSTPWYLRLLRDGGPVARRLARVLSLSRYATDLLTRDPEALRLLAEDGELQPRPRQALLDGFASAGDRYAGDPLQAIGAVRALRRRELFRIACADILSKGDDLAPDRPLDVDAIGAALSDITDATLSAALRIARRAKPGPDGLRFAIIGMGRLGGYEMSYPSDADVLFVYAPPAGTSAGGPDSGAASAAHAIAEELRRLLQSPAPDPPLGVDADLRPEGRQGPLVRSISAYQQYYARWSKVWEAQALLRARFVCGDASLGAEFEALADGVRYPSSGLTREQVVEIRRIKARVETERMPRGADPNTHTKLGRGGLADVEWAVQLLQLRFAHEHPELRKTCTKEALTAECEAGLVDAADAHAMAAGWTLASQVRNALTLVRGRPTDQLPRHGVELAGVVLLLDGGDPGEFVDRYLRLTRRSRAAMERVLDS, encoded by the coding sequence CGCGCCACCGACCTGCTCGGCGCCGACGGCCTGCGACTCTGGGACGCCGAGGCACACGCCCCGGCCGACCCGGCCGCCGCCGACCTGCTCGACGGACTCTCGAAGACCGCCGACCCGAACCTCGCTCTGCGGCAGCTGCACCGGCTCGCCGACTCGGCCGGCCGCGCCGCCGAACGCAGCAACGGCAACCGGGTCGCCGGTCCGGGCAGCGCGCTGGTGCACAACGAGGCGACCGCCGAGCTGCTCGGCGAGCTGTCCCGCGATCAGGGGCTGAAACGCCGGCTGTTCGCGGTCCTCGGCGCGTCGTCGGCGCTCGGCGACCACCTGGTGGCGAACCCGGACGAGTGGCGCACGCTCGCCACCGGCAAGAGCGGCCTGCCGCCGGACGCCGAGGGGCGGCTCGCCTTCGCCGCGGAGACCGTTCCCGATCTGCGGACGGCGTACCGGATCTCGCTCCTGCGCATCGCCGCCGCCGACCTGACCGGCGGCCGCGGGCTGGAACCGACGATGGCCGCCCTGTCCCGGCTGGCCGACGAGACGCTGGCGGCGGCCTACGCGATCGCGCTCGCCGGGCTCCCCGCCGGGACGCCGGAGCCGCGCCTCGCCGTCGTGGCGATGGGCAAGTGCGGCGGCAACGAGCTGAACTACGTCTCCGACGTCGACGTGATCTTCGTGGCCGCCGGTGACGAGGATTTGACGGCCGGGACCACGATCGCCGCCCGGCTCATCGAGATCTGCGGGCTGGTGGCCTGGCCGGTCGACGCGGCGCTGCGGCCGGAGGGCAGCCGCGGGCCACTGGTGCGCACGCTCGCCAGCCATCAGGCCTACTACCGCCGGTGGGCGCGGACCTGGGAGTTCCAGGCGCTGCTCAAGGCCCGCCCGGCGGCCGGCGACCTGGCTCTCGCGCAGGCCTGGATCGCGGATCTCGCGCCGCTGGTCTGGCACGCGGCGGAACGGCCCGAGGCGGTCGCCGACGTCCGCGACATGCGCCGCAAGATCATCGACAACGTGCCGGCCAAGGAGGTGGACCGGGAGATCAAACGCGGTCCGGGCGGCCTGCGCGACATCGAGTTCGCGGTGCAGCTGCTCCAGCTCGTGCACGGCCGGATCGACGAGACGTTGCGCGCGCCGGGCACGCTTCCGGCCCTCCGCGCGCTCGTGACCGGCGGCTATGTGGGCCGGCAGGACGGCGAGACACTGCTGCGCGGCTATCGCTTCCTGCGCGGCGTCGAGCACCGGCTGCAACTGCAGCAGCTCAAACGTACGCACACCGTCCCGGACGATCCGGCGGGACTCCGATGGCTCGCGGCGGCACTGGGATACACCGCCCTGCCGGGGCGCGACGCCGTCGAATCGTTCCGCTCCGACTGGGTGGGACACGCCGCGAACGTCCGCCGGCTGCACGTGAAGCTGCTCTACCAGCCCTTGCTCGAAGCGGTCGCCCGGGTGCCCGCCGAGGAGCTGCGGATGACCCCCGAGTCGGCTCGCAAGCGTCTGGAGATCCTCGGGTTCGCCGACCCGGCCAGTGCCCTCCGCCATCTGGAGGCGCTCACCGGCGGCGTGACCAGGACCGCCGCGATCCAGCGCACCCTGCTGCCGATGCTGCTGCAGGACTTCGCCGACGCGCCCGAGCCGGACCGCGGCCTGCTCAGCTACCGGCAGGTCTCCGACAAGCTCGGCAGCACCCCGTGGTACCTCCGCCTGCTGCGCGACGGCGGCCCGGTCGCCCGCCGGCTGGCCCGGGTGCTGAGCCTCTCCCGGTACGCGACGGACCTGCTCACCCGCGATCCGGAGGCGCTGCGGCTGCTCGCCGAGGACGGTGAGCTCCAGCCCCGGCCCCGGCAGGCGCTGCTCGACGGCTTCGCGTCGGCCGGCGACCGGTACGCCGGAGATCCGCTCCAGGCGATCGGCGCCGTCCGCGCGCTGCGCCGGCGGGAGCTGTTCCGGATCGCCTGCGCCGACATCCTGAGCAAAGGCGACGACCTCGCCCCGGACCGGCCGCTCGACGTCGACGCGATCGGCGCGGCGCTCTCCGACATCACCGACGCGACGCTCAGCGCGGCCCTGCGGATCGCCCGGCGCGCCAAGCCCGGCCCGGACGGCCTGCGCTTCGCGATCATCGGGATGGGCCGCCTCGGCGGTTACGAGATGAGCTACCCGTCCGACGCCGACGTCCTGTTCGTCTACGCCCCACCGGCCGGCACCTCGGCCGGTGGCCCGGACAGTGGCGCGGCCTCCGCCGCGCACGCGATCGCCGAGGAACTGCGGCGGCTGCTCCAGTCGCCTGCCCCCGACCCGCCGCTCGGCGTCGACGCCGACCTGCGCCCGGAAGGCCGGCAGGGCCCGCTCGTCCGCAGCATCTCCGCCTACCAGCAGTACTACGCCCGCTGGTCCAAGGTCTGGGAGGCGCAGGCGCTGCTGCGCGCCCGGTTCGTCTGCGGCGACGCGTCGCTCGGCGCCGAGTTCGAGGCGCTCGCCGACGGCGTCCGCTACCCGTCCAGCGGGCTCACCCGCGAACAGGTCGTCGAGATCCGCCGGATCAAGGCCCGGGTGGAGACCGAGCGGATGCCCCGCGGCGCCGACCCGAACACGCACACGAAGCTCGGCCGGGGCGGTCTCGCCGACGTCGAATGGGCCGTCCAGCTGCTCCAGCTGCGGTTCGCCCACGAACATCCGGAACTGCGCAAGACCTGCACCAAGGAAGCCCTGACCGCCGAGTGCGAGGCGGGCCTGGTCGACGCGGCGGACGCGCACGCGATGGCGGCCGGGTGGACCCTCGCCTCGCAGGTGCGCAACGCGCTCACCCTGGTCCGCGGACGGCCGACCGACCAGCTGCCGCGGCACGGGGTCGAGCTGGCGGGCGTGGTGCTCCTGCTGGACGGCGGCGATCCGGGCGAGTTCGTCGACCGGTACCTGCGGCTGACACGGCGTTCGCGGGCCGCGATGGAGCGGGTCCTTGATTCCTAG